One part of the Helicoverpa armigera isolate CAAS_96S chromosome 3, ASM3070526v1, whole genome shotgun sequence genome encodes these proteins:
- the LOC110375156 gene encoding heat shock factor protein isoform X1 yields MRSVVEIGASVPAFLGKLWKLVNDTETNHLISWSPGGKTFVIKNQADFARELLPLYYKHNNMASFIRQLNMYGFHKITSVENGGLRYEKDEIEFSHPCFMKGHAYLLEHIKRKIANPKSIVTSNESGEKVLLKPELMNKVLSDVKQMKGKQESLDAKFSAMKQENEALWREVAILRQKHIKQQQIVNNLIQFLMSLVQPTRPPNATGNNVGVKRPYQLMINSAAHNSGTDGSYPGRSKNMKLDRDNLLDELNEDNLEDGPTIHELAHDDIMHNENTQDSMPGNDFITVDIPNMTNATTSHSPNDPSASIYHVTMEDGDDAETGANRLVYPVARNNGMNRTPESMPIITSASPTPLATSSMDQNGLDQVVNNVMGSPSPIVVKVEGHVPTKTKGRTNPANKSTVTSAGKSLSSGNYNTLNPSADLKLPAEIFASDDSVSDAGVAAADDLNMQNALQDLVDESLLSTSKDKMLGGINIKVERLGEPLKANRKSKKGNKSTENTLNLADIKTEFQDDFDWNNMTLATVNNNTNRFQTRNRRDNLSKNREEYSSLFGTNSNKNDIDDHLDAMQTDLESLRDLLRSDSYAFDTNTLLGTPDARILPSMSLAIPSCQPTSNNYLFGSDDPFYGLPYNSMEDRAKSANNAKKQKGEISNVSSDDTRVQNLFTEDNVEGNQLISYTGNIPDFEDINMPDLECDNSQEPCVLPSPSSSTLNTPQMQIRSPSFTLKP; encoded by the exons GGCGGGAAAACATTTGTCATAAAAAACCAGGCAGACTTTGCAAGAGAACTCTTACCTTTATATTACAAACATAACAATATGGCAAGCTTCATTAGGCAGTTGAATATGTATGGATTTCATAAGATTACTTCTGTGGAAAATGGTGGCTTACGATATGAAAAGGACGAAATAGAATTCTCACACCCTTGCTTCATGAAAGGACATGCATATCTTTTAGAACACATTAAAAGAAAGATTGCCAACCCAAAGTCAATAGTAACTAGCAATGAAAGCGGAGAGAAAGTACTTCTGAAACCAGAGCTGATGAACAAAGTGCTGTCTGATGTGAAACAAATGAAAGGCAAGCAGGAGAGTCTGGATGCCAAGTTCAGTGCCATGAAACAGGAAAATGAAGCTTTGTGGAGAGAAGTTGCTATTCTGAGACAGAAGCACATAAAACAACAGCAAATTGTTAACAAT CTTATTCAATTCCTTATGTCACTGGTTCAACCAACTAGGCCACCCAATGCAACTGGAAACAATGTGGGAGTAAAGAGACCATACCAATTGATGATCAACAGTGCAGCACACAATTCTGGTACAGATGGATCTTACCCCGGTAGATCAAAGAACATGAAATTAGACAGAGATAATTTATTGGATGAGTTAAATGAGGATAATTTG GAGGATGGACCTACCATTCATGAGCTGGCACATGATGATATCATGCACAATGAAAACACTCAGGACTCCATGCCTGGAAACGATTTCATCACAGTGGATATACCTAACATGACAAATGCTACCACCAGCCATAGCCCAAATGACCCCTCTGCCTCCATATACCATGTCACAATGGAAGATGGGGATGATGCTGAAACAG GTGCAAACCGATTGGTATATCCAGTAGCACGTAACAATGGTATGAATAGGACACCAGAAAGCATGCCAATCATTACATCAGCATCTCCAACACCACTCGCAACTTCTTCAATGGACCAGAATGGATTAGATCAAGTTGTAAACAATGTGATGGGCTCACCGTCACCAATCGTTGTAAAAGTTGAGGGACACGTGCCAACTAAGACGAAAGGTCGTACCAATCCTGCAAATAAGAGTACTGTTACATCTGCAGGCAAAAGTCTATCATCAGGAAACTACAACACATTAAACCCATCAGCTGACTTGAAACTGCCAGCAGAAATCTTTGCCAGTGATGATTCAGTCAGCGATGCTGGAGTAGCGGCTGCTGATGACCTTAACATGCAAAATGCACTCCAAGATTTAGTTGATGAGTCCCTACTATCCACATCAAAGGATAAAATGCTTGGTGGTATCAATATTAAAGTAGAAAGGCTAGGAGAACCATTAAAAGCTAATAGGAAATCTAAGAAAGGTAACAAAAGTACTGAAAACACCTTGAATTTGGCTGATATTAAAACGGAATTCCAGGATGACTTTGATTGGAACAATATGACTCTAGCAACTGTCAACAATAACACTAATAGGTTCCAGACAAG GAATAGGAGAGATAACCTCAGCAAAAATCGGGAGGAATATTCTTCCCTCTTTGGAACAAATTCAAACAA GAATGATATTGATGATCATTTGGATGCTATGCAAACAGACCTTGAATCGCTAAGAGACCTGCTACGAAGTGACAGCTACGCATTTGACACCAATACGTTGTTGGGG ACTCCTGATGCAAGAATATTACCTTCGATGTCTCTCGCTATTCCTTCCTGTCAGCCtacatcaaataattat CTATTTGGGTCTGATGACCCCTTCTACGGCCTGCCCTATAACTCGATGGAAGACAGGGCAAAATCTGCTAATAATG cAAAGAAGCAGAAAGGTGAGATTTCGAATGTAAGCAGTGACGACACTCGCGTCCAGAACCTGTTTACTGAGGATAATG TTGAAGGGAATCAGCTAATCTCGTATACAGGGAATATTCCAGACTTTGAGGATATAAACATGCCAGATCTGGAGTGCGATAATTCTCAGGAGCCTTGCGTGTTACCCAGTCCCAGCAGCTCGACGCTAAACACGCCGCAGATGCAGATACGATCGCCCTCCTTTACTCTGAAACCATGA
- the LOC110375156 gene encoding heat shock factor protein isoform X2 has protein sequence MRSVVEIGASVPAFLGKLWKLVNDTETNHLISWSPGGKTFVIKNQADFARELLPLYYKHNNMASFIRQLNMYGFHKITSVENGGLRYEKDEIEFSHPCFMKGHAYLLEHIKRKIANPKSIVTSNESGEKVLLKPELMNKVLSDVKQMKGKQESLDAKFSAMKQENEALWREVAILRQKHIKQQQIVNNLIQFLMSLVQPTRPPNATGNNVGVKRPYQLMINSAAHNSGTDGSYPGRSKNMKLDRDNLLDELNEDNLEDGPTIHELAHDDIMHNENTQDSMPGNDFITVDIPNMTNATTSHSPNDPSASIYHVTMEDGDDAETGANRLVYPVARNNGMNRTPESMPIITSASPTPLATSSMDQNGLDQVVNNVMGSPSPIVVKVEGHVPTKTKGRTNPANKSTVTSAGKSLSSGNYNTLNPSADLKLPAEIFASDDSVSDAGVAAADDLNMQNALQDLVDESLLSTSKDKMLGGINIKVERLGEPLKANRKSKKGNKSTENTLNLADIKTEFQDDFDWNNMTLATVNNNTNRFQTRNDIDDHLDAMQTDLESLRDLLRSDSYAFDTNTLLGTPDARILPSMSLAIPSCQPTSNNYLFGSDDPFYGLPYNSMEDRAKSANNAKKQKGEISNVSSDDTRVQNLFTEDNVEGNQLISYTGNIPDFEDINMPDLECDNSQEPCVLPSPSSSTLNTPQMQIRSPSFTLKP, from the exons GGCGGGAAAACATTTGTCATAAAAAACCAGGCAGACTTTGCAAGAGAACTCTTACCTTTATATTACAAACATAACAATATGGCAAGCTTCATTAGGCAGTTGAATATGTATGGATTTCATAAGATTACTTCTGTGGAAAATGGTGGCTTACGATATGAAAAGGACGAAATAGAATTCTCACACCCTTGCTTCATGAAAGGACATGCATATCTTTTAGAACACATTAAAAGAAAGATTGCCAACCCAAAGTCAATAGTAACTAGCAATGAAAGCGGAGAGAAAGTACTTCTGAAACCAGAGCTGATGAACAAAGTGCTGTCTGATGTGAAACAAATGAAAGGCAAGCAGGAGAGTCTGGATGCCAAGTTCAGTGCCATGAAACAGGAAAATGAAGCTTTGTGGAGAGAAGTTGCTATTCTGAGACAGAAGCACATAAAACAACAGCAAATTGTTAACAAT CTTATTCAATTCCTTATGTCACTGGTTCAACCAACTAGGCCACCCAATGCAACTGGAAACAATGTGGGAGTAAAGAGACCATACCAATTGATGATCAACAGTGCAGCACACAATTCTGGTACAGATGGATCTTACCCCGGTAGATCAAAGAACATGAAATTAGACAGAGATAATTTATTGGATGAGTTAAATGAGGATAATTTG GAGGATGGACCTACCATTCATGAGCTGGCACATGATGATATCATGCACAATGAAAACACTCAGGACTCCATGCCTGGAAACGATTTCATCACAGTGGATATACCTAACATGACAAATGCTACCACCAGCCATAGCCCAAATGACCCCTCTGCCTCCATATACCATGTCACAATGGAAGATGGGGATGATGCTGAAACAG GTGCAAACCGATTGGTATATCCAGTAGCACGTAACAATGGTATGAATAGGACACCAGAAAGCATGCCAATCATTACATCAGCATCTCCAACACCACTCGCAACTTCTTCAATGGACCAGAATGGATTAGATCAAGTTGTAAACAATGTGATGGGCTCACCGTCACCAATCGTTGTAAAAGTTGAGGGACACGTGCCAACTAAGACGAAAGGTCGTACCAATCCTGCAAATAAGAGTACTGTTACATCTGCAGGCAAAAGTCTATCATCAGGAAACTACAACACATTAAACCCATCAGCTGACTTGAAACTGCCAGCAGAAATCTTTGCCAGTGATGATTCAGTCAGCGATGCTGGAGTAGCGGCTGCTGATGACCTTAACATGCAAAATGCACTCCAAGATTTAGTTGATGAGTCCCTACTATCCACATCAAAGGATAAAATGCTTGGTGGTATCAATATTAAAGTAGAAAGGCTAGGAGAACCATTAAAAGCTAATAGGAAATCTAAGAAAGGTAACAAAAGTACTGAAAACACCTTGAATTTGGCTGATATTAAAACGGAATTCCAGGATGACTTTGATTGGAACAATATGACTCTAGCAACTGTCAACAATAACACTAATAGGTTCCAGACAAG GAATGATATTGATGATCATTTGGATGCTATGCAAACAGACCTTGAATCGCTAAGAGACCTGCTACGAAGTGACAGCTACGCATTTGACACCAATACGTTGTTGGGG ACTCCTGATGCAAGAATATTACCTTCGATGTCTCTCGCTATTCCTTCCTGTCAGCCtacatcaaataattat CTATTTGGGTCTGATGACCCCTTCTACGGCCTGCCCTATAACTCGATGGAAGACAGGGCAAAATCTGCTAATAATG cAAAGAAGCAGAAAGGTGAGATTTCGAATGTAAGCAGTGACGACACTCGCGTCCAGAACCTGTTTACTGAGGATAATG TTGAAGGGAATCAGCTAATCTCGTATACAGGGAATATTCCAGACTTTGAGGATATAAACATGCCAGATCTGGAGTGCGATAATTCTCAGGAGCCTTGCGTGTTACCCAGTCCCAGCAGCTCGACGCTAAACACGCCGCAGATGCAGATACGATCGCCCTCCTTTACTCTGAAACCATGA
- the LOC110375156 gene encoding heat shock factor protein isoform X5, which produces MRSVVEIGASVPAFLGKLWKLVNDTETNHLISWSPGGKTFVIKNQADFARELLPLYYKHNNMASFIRQLNMYGFHKITSVENGGLRYEKDEIEFSHPCFMKGHAYLLEHIKRKIANPKSIVTSNESGEKVLLKPELMNKVLSDVKQMKGKQESLDAKFSAMKQENEALWREVAILRQKHIKQQQIVNNLIQFLMSLVQPTRPPNATGNNVGVKRPYQLMINSAAHNSGTDGSYPGRSKNMKLDRDNLLDELNEDNLEDGPTIHELAHDDIMHNENTQDSMPGNDFITVDIPNMTNATTSHSPNDPSASIYHVTMEDGDDAETGANRLVYPVARNNGMNRTPESMPIITSASPTPLATSSMDQNGLDQVVNNVMGSPSPIVVKVEGHVPTKTKGRTNPANKSTVTSAGKSLSSGNYNTLNPSADLKLPAEIFASDDSVSDAGVAAADDLNMQNALQDLVDESLLSTSKDKMLGGINIKVERLGEPLKANRKSKKGNKSTENTLNLADIKTEFQDDFDWNNMTLATVNNNTNRFQTRNDIDDHLDAMQTDLESLRDLLRSDSYAFDTNTLLGLFGSDDPFYGLPYNSMEDRAKSANNAKKQKGEISNVSSDDTRVQNLFTEDNVEGNQLISYTGNIPDFEDINMPDLECDNSQEPCVLPSPSSSTLNTPQMQIRSPSFTLKP; this is translated from the exons GGCGGGAAAACATTTGTCATAAAAAACCAGGCAGACTTTGCAAGAGAACTCTTACCTTTATATTACAAACATAACAATATGGCAAGCTTCATTAGGCAGTTGAATATGTATGGATTTCATAAGATTACTTCTGTGGAAAATGGTGGCTTACGATATGAAAAGGACGAAATAGAATTCTCACACCCTTGCTTCATGAAAGGACATGCATATCTTTTAGAACACATTAAAAGAAAGATTGCCAACCCAAAGTCAATAGTAACTAGCAATGAAAGCGGAGAGAAAGTACTTCTGAAACCAGAGCTGATGAACAAAGTGCTGTCTGATGTGAAACAAATGAAAGGCAAGCAGGAGAGTCTGGATGCCAAGTTCAGTGCCATGAAACAGGAAAATGAAGCTTTGTGGAGAGAAGTTGCTATTCTGAGACAGAAGCACATAAAACAACAGCAAATTGTTAACAAT CTTATTCAATTCCTTATGTCACTGGTTCAACCAACTAGGCCACCCAATGCAACTGGAAACAATGTGGGAGTAAAGAGACCATACCAATTGATGATCAACAGTGCAGCACACAATTCTGGTACAGATGGATCTTACCCCGGTAGATCAAAGAACATGAAATTAGACAGAGATAATTTATTGGATGAGTTAAATGAGGATAATTTG GAGGATGGACCTACCATTCATGAGCTGGCACATGATGATATCATGCACAATGAAAACACTCAGGACTCCATGCCTGGAAACGATTTCATCACAGTGGATATACCTAACATGACAAATGCTACCACCAGCCATAGCCCAAATGACCCCTCTGCCTCCATATACCATGTCACAATGGAAGATGGGGATGATGCTGAAACAG GTGCAAACCGATTGGTATATCCAGTAGCACGTAACAATGGTATGAATAGGACACCAGAAAGCATGCCAATCATTACATCAGCATCTCCAACACCACTCGCAACTTCTTCAATGGACCAGAATGGATTAGATCAAGTTGTAAACAATGTGATGGGCTCACCGTCACCAATCGTTGTAAAAGTTGAGGGACACGTGCCAACTAAGACGAAAGGTCGTACCAATCCTGCAAATAAGAGTACTGTTACATCTGCAGGCAAAAGTCTATCATCAGGAAACTACAACACATTAAACCCATCAGCTGACTTGAAACTGCCAGCAGAAATCTTTGCCAGTGATGATTCAGTCAGCGATGCTGGAGTAGCGGCTGCTGATGACCTTAACATGCAAAATGCACTCCAAGATTTAGTTGATGAGTCCCTACTATCCACATCAAAGGATAAAATGCTTGGTGGTATCAATATTAAAGTAGAAAGGCTAGGAGAACCATTAAAAGCTAATAGGAAATCTAAGAAAGGTAACAAAAGTACTGAAAACACCTTGAATTTGGCTGATATTAAAACGGAATTCCAGGATGACTTTGATTGGAACAATATGACTCTAGCAACTGTCAACAATAACACTAATAGGTTCCAGACAAG GAATGATATTGATGATCATTTGGATGCTATGCAAACAGACCTTGAATCGCTAAGAGACCTGCTACGAAGTGACAGCTACGCATTTGACACCAATACGTTGTTGGGG CTATTTGGGTCTGATGACCCCTTCTACGGCCTGCCCTATAACTCGATGGAAGACAGGGCAAAATCTGCTAATAATG cAAAGAAGCAGAAAGGTGAGATTTCGAATGTAAGCAGTGACGACACTCGCGTCCAGAACCTGTTTACTGAGGATAATG TTGAAGGGAATCAGCTAATCTCGTATACAGGGAATATTCCAGACTTTGAGGATATAAACATGCCAGATCTGGAGTGCGATAATTCTCAGGAGCCTTGCGTGTTACCCAGTCCCAGCAGCTCGACGCTAAACACGCCGCAGATGCAGATACGATCGCCCTCCTTTACTCTGAAACCATGA
- the LOC110375156 gene encoding heat shock factor protein isoform X3 has product MRSVVEIGASVPAFLGKLWKLVNDTETNHLISWSPGGKTFVIKNQADFARELLPLYYKHNNMASFIRQLNMYGFHKITSVENGGLRYEKDEIEFSHPCFMKGHAYLLEHIKRKIANPKSIVTSNESGEKVLLKPELMNKVLSDVKQMKGKQESLDAKFSAMKQENEALWREVAILRQKHIKQQQIVNNLIQFLMSLVQPTRPPNATGNNVGVKRPYQLMINSAAHNSGTDGSYPGRSKNMKLDRDNLLDELNEDNLEDGPTIHELAHDDIMHNENTQDSMPGNDFITVDIPNMTNATTSHSPNDPSASIYHVTMEDGDDAETGANRLVYPVARNNGMNRTPESMPIITSASPTPLATSSMDQNGLDQVVNNVMGSPSPIVVKVEGHVPTKTKGRTNPANKSTVTSAGKSLSSGNYNTLNPSADLKLPAEIFASDDSVSDAGVAAADDLNMQNALQDLVDESLLSTSKDKMLGGINIKVERLGEPLKANRKSKKGNKSTENTLNLADIKTEFQDDFDWNNMTLATVNNNTNRFQTRNRRDNLSKNREEYSSLFGTNSNKNDIDDHLDAMQTDLESLRDLLRSDSYAFDTNTLLGLFGSDDPFYGLPYNSMEDRAKSANNAKKQKGEISNVSSDDTRVQNLFTEDNVEGNQLISYTGNIPDFEDINMPDLECDNSQEPCVLPSPSSSTLNTPQMQIRSPSFTLKP; this is encoded by the exons GGCGGGAAAACATTTGTCATAAAAAACCAGGCAGACTTTGCAAGAGAACTCTTACCTTTATATTACAAACATAACAATATGGCAAGCTTCATTAGGCAGTTGAATATGTATGGATTTCATAAGATTACTTCTGTGGAAAATGGTGGCTTACGATATGAAAAGGACGAAATAGAATTCTCACACCCTTGCTTCATGAAAGGACATGCATATCTTTTAGAACACATTAAAAGAAAGATTGCCAACCCAAAGTCAATAGTAACTAGCAATGAAAGCGGAGAGAAAGTACTTCTGAAACCAGAGCTGATGAACAAAGTGCTGTCTGATGTGAAACAAATGAAAGGCAAGCAGGAGAGTCTGGATGCCAAGTTCAGTGCCATGAAACAGGAAAATGAAGCTTTGTGGAGAGAAGTTGCTATTCTGAGACAGAAGCACATAAAACAACAGCAAATTGTTAACAAT CTTATTCAATTCCTTATGTCACTGGTTCAACCAACTAGGCCACCCAATGCAACTGGAAACAATGTGGGAGTAAAGAGACCATACCAATTGATGATCAACAGTGCAGCACACAATTCTGGTACAGATGGATCTTACCCCGGTAGATCAAAGAACATGAAATTAGACAGAGATAATTTATTGGATGAGTTAAATGAGGATAATTTG GAGGATGGACCTACCATTCATGAGCTGGCACATGATGATATCATGCACAATGAAAACACTCAGGACTCCATGCCTGGAAACGATTTCATCACAGTGGATATACCTAACATGACAAATGCTACCACCAGCCATAGCCCAAATGACCCCTCTGCCTCCATATACCATGTCACAATGGAAGATGGGGATGATGCTGAAACAG GTGCAAACCGATTGGTATATCCAGTAGCACGTAACAATGGTATGAATAGGACACCAGAAAGCATGCCAATCATTACATCAGCATCTCCAACACCACTCGCAACTTCTTCAATGGACCAGAATGGATTAGATCAAGTTGTAAACAATGTGATGGGCTCACCGTCACCAATCGTTGTAAAAGTTGAGGGACACGTGCCAACTAAGACGAAAGGTCGTACCAATCCTGCAAATAAGAGTACTGTTACATCTGCAGGCAAAAGTCTATCATCAGGAAACTACAACACATTAAACCCATCAGCTGACTTGAAACTGCCAGCAGAAATCTTTGCCAGTGATGATTCAGTCAGCGATGCTGGAGTAGCGGCTGCTGATGACCTTAACATGCAAAATGCACTCCAAGATTTAGTTGATGAGTCCCTACTATCCACATCAAAGGATAAAATGCTTGGTGGTATCAATATTAAAGTAGAAAGGCTAGGAGAACCATTAAAAGCTAATAGGAAATCTAAGAAAGGTAACAAAAGTACTGAAAACACCTTGAATTTGGCTGATATTAAAACGGAATTCCAGGATGACTTTGATTGGAACAATATGACTCTAGCAACTGTCAACAATAACACTAATAGGTTCCAGACAAG GAATAGGAGAGATAACCTCAGCAAAAATCGGGAGGAATATTCTTCCCTCTTTGGAACAAATTCAAACAA GAATGATATTGATGATCATTTGGATGCTATGCAAACAGACCTTGAATCGCTAAGAGACCTGCTACGAAGTGACAGCTACGCATTTGACACCAATACGTTGTTGGGG CTATTTGGGTCTGATGACCCCTTCTACGGCCTGCCCTATAACTCGATGGAAGACAGGGCAAAATCTGCTAATAATG cAAAGAAGCAGAAAGGTGAGATTTCGAATGTAAGCAGTGACGACACTCGCGTCCAGAACCTGTTTACTGAGGATAATG TTGAAGGGAATCAGCTAATCTCGTATACAGGGAATATTCCAGACTTTGAGGATATAAACATGCCAGATCTGGAGTGCGATAATTCTCAGGAGCCTTGCGTGTTACCCAGTCCCAGCAGCTCGACGCTAAACACGCCGCAGATGCAGATACGATCGCCCTCCTTTACTCTGAAACCATGA
- the LOC110375156 gene encoding heat shock factor protein isoform X4 has protein sequence MRSVVEIGASVPAFLGKLWKLVNDTETNHLISWSPGGKTFVIKNQADFARELLPLYYKHNNMASFIRQLNMYGFHKITSVENGGLRYEKDEIEFSHPCFMKGHAYLLEHIKRKIANPKSIVTSNESGEKVLLKPELMNKVLSDVKQMKGKQESLDAKFSAMKQENEALWREVAILRQKHIKQQQIVNNLIQFLMSLVQPTRPPNATGNNVGVKRPYQLMINSAAHNSGTDGSYPGRSKNMKLDRDNLLDELNEDNLEDGPTIHELAHDDIMHNENTQDSMPGNDFITVDIPNMTNATTSHSPNDPSASIYHVTMEDGDDAETGANRLVYPVARNNGMNRTPESMPIITSASPTPLATSSMDQNGLDQVVNNVMGSPSPIVVKVEGHVPTKTKGRTNPANKSTVTSAGKSLSSGNYNTLNPSADLKLPAEIFASDDSVSDAGVAAADDLNMQNALQDLVDESLLSTSKDKMLGGINIKVERLGEPLKANRKSKKGNKSTENTLNLADIKTEFQDDFDWNNMTLATVNNNTNRFQTRNRRDNLSKNREEYSSLFGTNSNKNDIDDHLDAMQTDLESLRDLLRSDSYAFDTNTLLGTPDARILPSMSLAIPSCQPTSNNYLFGSDDPFYGLPYNSMEDRAKSANNVEGNQLISYTGNIPDFEDINMPDLECDNSQEPCVLPSPSSSTLNTPQMQIRSPSFTLKP, from the exons GGCGGGAAAACATTTGTCATAAAAAACCAGGCAGACTTTGCAAGAGAACTCTTACCTTTATATTACAAACATAACAATATGGCAAGCTTCATTAGGCAGTTGAATATGTATGGATTTCATAAGATTACTTCTGTGGAAAATGGTGGCTTACGATATGAAAAGGACGAAATAGAATTCTCACACCCTTGCTTCATGAAAGGACATGCATATCTTTTAGAACACATTAAAAGAAAGATTGCCAACCCAAAGTCAATAGTAACTAGCAATGAAAGCGGAGAGAAAGTACTTCTGAAACCAGAGCTGATGAACAAAGTGCTGTCTGATGTGAAACAAATGAAAGGCAAGCAGGAGAGTCTGGATGCCAAGTTCAGTGCCATGAAACAGGAAAATGAAGCTTTGTGGAGAGAAGTTGCTATTCTGAGACAGAAGCACATAAAACAACAGCAAATTGTTAACAAT CTTATTCAATTCCTTATGTCACTGGTTCAACCAACTAGGCCACCCAATGCAACTGGAAACAATGTGGGAGTAAAGAGACCATACCAATTGATGATCAACAGTGCAGCACACAATTCTGGTACAGATGGATCTTACCCCGGTAGATCAAAGAACATGAAATTAGACAGAGATAATTTATTGGATGAGTTAAATGAGGATAATTTG GAGGATGGACCTACCATTCATGAGCTGGCACATGATGATATCATGCACAATGAAAACACTCAGGACTCCATGCCTGGAAACGATTTCATCACAGTGGATATACCTAACATGACAAATGCTACCACCAGCCATAGCCCAAATGACCCCTCTGCCTCCATATACCATGTCACAATGGAAGATGGGGATGATGCTGAAACAG GTGCAAACCGATTGGTATATCCAGTAGCACGTAACAATGGTATGAATAGGACACCAGAAAGCATGCCAATCATTACATCAGCATCTCCAACACCACTCGCAACTTCTTCAATGGACCAGAATGGATTAGATCAAGTTGTAAACAATGTGATGGGCTCACCGTCACCAATCGTTGTAAAAGTTGAGGGACACGTGCCAACTAAGACGAAAGGTCGTACCAATCCTGCAAATAAGAGTACTGTTACATCTGCAGGCAAAAGTCTATCATCAGGAAACTACAACACATTAAACCCATCAGCTGACTTGAAACTGCCAGCAGAAATCTTTGCCAGTGATGATTCAGTCAGCGATGCTGGAGTAGCGGCTGCTGATGACCTTAACATGCAAAATGCACTCCAAGATTTAGTTGATGAGTCCCTACTATCCACATCAAAGGATAAAATGCTTGGTGGTATCAATATTAAAGTAGAAAGGCTAGGAGAACCATTAAAAGCTAATAGGAAATCTAAGAAAGGTAACAAAAGTACTGAAAACACCTTGAATTTGGCTGATATTAAAACGGAATTCCAGGATGACTTTGATTGGAACAATATGACTCTAGCAACTGTCAACAATAACACTAATAGGTTCCAGACAAG GAATAGGAGAGATAACCTCAGCAAAAATCGGGAGGAATATTCTTCCCTCTTTGGAACAAATTCAAACAA GAATGATATTGATGATCATTTGGATGCTATGCAAACAGACCTTGAATCGCTAAGAGACCTGCTACGAAGTGACAGCTACGCATTTGACACCAATACGTTGTTGGGG ACTCCTGATGCAAGAATATTACCTTCGATGTCTCTCGCTATTCCTTCCTGTCAGCCtacatcaaataattat CTATTTGGGTCTGATGACCCCTTCTACGGCCTGCCCTATAACTCGATGGAAGACAGGGCAAAATCTGCTAATAATG TTGAAGGGAATCAGCTAATCTCGTATACAGGGAATATTCCAGACTTTGAGGATATAAACATGCCAGATCTGGAGTGCGATAATTCTCAGGAGCCTTGCGTGTTACCCAGTCCCAGCAGCTCGACGCTAAACACGCCGCAGATGCAGATACGATCGCCCTCCTTTACTCTGAAACCATGA